The Longimicrobium sp. genome includes a window with the following:
- a CDS encoding GNAT family N-acetyltransferase: MSGVSIRDARPADRETIKALTLTAYSELASVMAPDAWAGLDGAVRAALEVEGEGVERIVAERGGEIVGSVMLFAPSADAYGGLAERASWPELRLLAVAPTARGAGVGQALVDVCVRRARESGARELGLHTSESLRAAVRMYERMGFERAPEHDFRPPGAELVMAYRLPLDGR, translated from the coding sequence GTGAGCGGCGTCTCCATCCGTGACGCGCGCCCTGCCGACCGCGAGACGATCAAAGCGCTGACGCTGACCGCGTATTCGGAGCTCGCCAGCGTGATGGCGCCGGACGCGTGGGCGGGGCTCGATGGCGCCGTCCGCGCCGCGCTGGAAGTGGAGGGGGAGGGCGTGGAGCGCATCGTGGCGGAGCGGGGTGGCGAGATCGTGGGGAGCGTGATGCTCTTCGCGCCATCCGCGGATGCTTACGGCGGCCTGGCGGAGCGGGCGAGCTGGCCCGAGCTGCGGCTGCTGGCGGTGGCGCCCACCGCGCGCGGAGCCGGCGTGGGCCAGGCGCTGGTGGACGTGTGCGTGCGCCGCGCCCGCGAGTCCGGCGCCCGCGAGCTGGGGCTCCACACCTCCGAGAGCCTGCGCGCAGCCGTGCGCATGTACGAGCGGATGGGCTTCGAGCGCGCCCCCGAGCACGACTTCCGCCCCCCCGGCGCCGAGCTGGTGATGGCGTACCGCCTTCCGCTGGACGGTCGCTAA
- a CDS encoding glutathione S-transferase family protein, whose translation MSVTGQFPAETSATGEFVRQKYSIRDRITADGSSGFPAEAGRYHLYVSLACPWAHRAIIVRRLLGLEDVISMTVVDPVRDERGWAFREGPDHTADGVCGFQFLSEAYLLTDPEYTGRYTVPCIWDRVTKRLVTNNYPDITIDFETQFGAFQKQDAPDLYPVALRDEIDRVNEVVYQDVNNGVYRTGFAASQEAYDAAVHTLFARLDWLEERLAGQRYLVAGQLTEADVRLFTTLARFDAVYVGHFKCNLRRLVDYPNLWGYARDLYQRPAFGETVNFDHIKRHYYMTHEQLNPSRIVPAGPLVDWTTPHGREGLGA comes from the coding sequence ATGAGCGTGACCGGGCAGTTTCCCGCTGAGACGAGCGCGACCGGCGAGTTCGTGCGGCAGAAGTATTCGATCCGCGACCGGATCACGGCCGATGGATCGTCGGGCTTTCCCGCGGAGGCGGGGCGGTACCACCTGTACGTGTCGCTGGCGTGCCCGTGGGCGCACCGGGCCATCATCGTGCGCCGGCTGCTGGGGCTGGAAGACGTCATCTCCATGACCGTGGTCGATCCGGTCCGCGACGAGCGGGGGTGGGCCTTTCGCGAAGGGCCGGACCACACGGCGGACGGGGTGTGCGGCTTCCAGTTCCTGTCGGAGGCGTACCTCCTCACCGATCCGGAGTACACCGGGCGCTACACCGTGCCCTGCATCTGGGACCGCGTGACGAAGCGCCTCGTCACCAACAACTACCCGGACATCACCATCGACTTCGAGACGCAGTTCGGCGCGTTCCAGAAGCAGGACGCGCCGGATCTGTATCCTGTCGCGCTGCGCGATGAGATCGACCGGGTGAACGAGGTGGTGTACCAGGACGTGAACAACGGGGTGTACCGCACCGGGTTCGCGGCGTCGCAGGAGGCGTACGACGCGGCCGTGCACACGCTGTTCGCGCGGCTGGATTGGCTCGAGGAGCGGCTGGCGGGGCAGCGCTACCTGGTCGCCGGGCAGCTCACCGAGGCGGACGTGCGGCTGTTCACGACGCTGGCGCGCTTCGACGCCGTGTACGTGGGCCACTTCAAGTGCAACCTGCGCCGCCTGGTGGACTATCCCAACCTGTGGGGGTACGCCCGCGACCTGTACCAGCGCCCCGCGTTCGGCGAGACGGTGAACTTCGACCACATCAAGCGCCACTACTACATGACGCACGAGCAGCTCAACCCGTCGCGCATCGTGCCGGCCGGGCCGCTCGTCGACTGGACGACGCCGCACGGCCGCGAGGGGCTCGGCGCGTGA
- a CDS encoding Fic family protein, producing MSTSETSGAVQRMVKRGELRKIGPRLYTPNQVDAPESIVGRNLWQVIALLFPGAVVSHRTALTQKPTPKGTVFLTGAYERIVRLPGATVRILKGPGPLEGDNGYFGALYMASESRALLECLRFSRVRSSEASVVSATELETILERRLSFKGEGWINSIRDRARAIAPELGLEEAYAKLDRIVGALLGTRKARMHAPTAIARAAGAPYDAARLERFTRLADALRLWPSADRPDPVIRGPAFQNLAFFDAYFSNFIEGTEFEVEEALEIVFENRIPAARPADAHDVLGTFRLVSSSHEMGQSAADLARDFPAFRAMLESRHETILHGRPETQPGRFKEVVNRAGDTVFVHPELLVGTMSRGLEIMPSLPDPFHRAVYMMFLVSETHPFNDGNGRLARAMMNAELISGGQRRLLIPTAFRGDYIGGLRRLSKQDDPKTLIQVLDFAQRFTAAVDFGDLAAAQRVLTQCGAFQSGDEARLRMPRSTTGS from the coding sequence GTGAGCACGTCCGAAACGAGCGGTGCCGTCCAGCGGATGGTGAAGAGGGGCGAGCTTCGGAAGATCGGACCGCGCCTGTACACGCCGAACCAGGTGGATGCGCCGGAGAGCATCGTCGGCAGGAACCTGTGGCAGGTGATCGCCCTCCTCTTCCCCGGCGCGGTCGTCTCCCACCGCACCGCGCTCACTCAGAAGCCGACGCCTAAGGGCACGGTGTTCCTGACCGGCGCGTACGAGCGGATCGTGCGGCTTCCCGGCGCTACCGTCCGCATCCTCAAAGGCCCAGGACCGCTCGAGGGTGACAACGGATACTTTGGGGCGCTGTACATGGCGTCTGAATCACGCGCGCTCCTGGAGTGCCTCAGGTTTTCGCGGGTTCGGAGCAGCGAAGCGTCCGTCGTTTCCGCCACCGAGCTGGAGACGATCCTCGAGCGCAGGCTCTCCTTCAAAGGGGAGGGCTGGATCAACAGCATACGCGACCGGGCGCGGGCGATCGCACCGGAGCTCGGGCTGGAGGAAGCGTATGCAAAGCTCGACAGGATCGTCGGGGCGCTCCTCGGCACCCGCAAAGCAAGGATGCATGCTCCGACCGCGATCGCGCGCGCGGCGGGAGCGCCCTACGATGCCGCGCGCCTGGAGCGGTTCACGCGTCTCGCGGACGCGCTGCGGCTCTGGCCTTCGGCGGATCGCCCGGATCCCGTGATCCGTGGGCCCGCGTTCCAGAACCTCGCGTTCTTCGACGCCTACTTCTCCAACTTCATCGAGGGAACCGAATTCGAAGTCGAAGAGGCGCTGGAGATCGTCTTCGAGAACCGCATTCCGGCCGCGCGTCCCGCTGACGCGCACGACGTCCTGGGTACGTTCCGCCTAGTGTCCAGCAGCCACGAGATGGGCCAAAGCGCGGCGGATCTGGCCCGCGACTTCCCCGCGTTCCGTGCGATGCTCGAGTCCAGGCACGAGACCATCCTGCACGGCAGGCCGGAGACGCAGCCGGGCCGCTTCAAGGAAGTGGTCAATCGCGCCGGTGACACGGTCTTCGTACATCCCGAGCTGCTGGTGGGCACGATGTCGAGGGGTCTGGAGATCATGCCGTCGCTCCCCGACCCGTTTCACCGGGCGGTCTACATGATGTTCTTGGTATCGGAGACCCACCCGTTCAACGATGGAAACGGCCGCCTCGCGCGGGCGATGATGAACGCCGAGCTGATCTCCGGGGGCCAGCGCAGGCTCCTCATCCCCACTGCATTCCGGGGCGACTACATTGGCGGCTTGCGCCGTCTTTCCAAGCAGGACGATCCCAAGACGCTGATCCAGGTGCTCGACTTCGCCCAGCGATTCACCGCCGCGGTGGACTTCGGCGATCTCGCCGCCGCGCAGCGGGTCCTCACGCAGTGCGGCGCCTTCCAGTCCGGCGACGAGGCGCGCCTCCGCATGCCGCGCTCAACGACCGGATCGTAG
- a CDS encoding DUF3320 domain-containing protein, with product MLPDTAADDARVAASLDHWKRKLLDLSKRNRALNFKMTRVSTIAVVDEQPAEIFRRLYLAEKPMRFRAAAPEPETAAASQQQAAPEPAVAEAGVETDDEAMPQAAGYAPYEAAALHEKHRDDTLQTTSPADKLDHSLRRIDAQAIETQEEQGVNTLFMALGMLHYRESADSDQTLRAPLVLLPVALKRSSAAAGYTVTATDDDPIVNPALAEHLRRDFGVVLPELPDAATIADDYDLQGFFQAVTEAVKGQAGWQVTTEVYLGLFAFQKFVMYKDLEANGTAFGTHRLVRQLVTRKGGDLSQLPDDVRTMQLDADFPPERTAQVVDADGSQLRAIAAVARGHDLVLEGPPGTGKSQTITNLIAQALADGRSVLFVAEKMAALSVVHERLVRAGLGEFCLELHSGKANKRAVVKEIARAVDASLQRPRPPEGAAARLPAVRGALTAYADAVHAPFGAAGFTPFRGFGELLALKDAPRVRLERPIENVTREELDAAVRDLEELARAAAETGDPARHPWRDSARTFWPEDDMESARALIRELRAHLAEAARLAGEVAAGFGLPPVKTLSDVDTAVRVAAVVGRSPGAPLAVLRSDAWNAPPREALELAALGRRVKELRERVLSRLGSDVLSQEHADDAAFMEAKESSPFRFLNFLSGRHRMLKRRWLALRLPGYTATLLEQADEMRKSDELRRERAALASGDANGRQLFGALWNGEESDWEALEGYVRWVVEFRGVCVAHGLDEKAAELASRVAPDISLSQALARAAEGARQALAGLRVRAEWPLDYLAGAPLEELIARAAALDEGAGLAPRWAAFEMVRQRVAAGVAGELVAPALAGEVAWAELARAFRRAFHAKWTAAAVAEREPLRQFATLTHEQRAAEFRALDEAVLRENRDALIGRMREAVQARLREPDAREGMPFLQREMAKERRHAPLRKTLRSAGAAIRAIKPCFMMSPLTVAQLLDGDRPSFDLVIFDEASQLPSEDAVGAIVRGAQLVVVGDPKQLPPTNFFAVMSGQAEAPVADDGTPVLEDTESVLEEFMGAGVPRTRLRWHYRSTHESLITFSNVSFYDAELHTFPSVETATHSAGLVFEFVADGVYEGKGLNLVEARRVADEVVRHARETPDLSLGVGTFNLRQQLAIQDELELRRREDLSLEAFFARSNTEPFFVKNLENIQGDERDVILLSVTYARGRDGKLRHNFGPINGENGWRRLNVLTTRARQRMVVFASMRGDDINPAATTSRGAALLREFLLYAEHGRLDSATASAAADTDSPFEREVLAELTQRGLRLQPQVGVAGYRIDFGVIDDQAPGRYVCGIECDGVAYHSSETARDRDRLRQQVLERRGWEIHRIWSTDWFKDREGQIERILRKVEESRARARTAPAQVQVDRIVSAPEENTQAVAPDDDAPQNDGEAPSSLAATPYTMADTTPRHTGSELAAARDDELLSAIADVTEAEAPLHVDDLVSRVAAMWDVPRAGSRMVARVMDALSAAERAGRVQLRGDFVWGADGAVTVRSRAGTRIPAERIAPEEYREAILAVLRTGDGLPRRELASEVCGLLGFSRTGPRLEEAVGAALDALLAEGIIGEGSTGVRLRA from the coding sequence ATGCTCCCGGACACCGCCGCCGACGACGCGCGCGTCGCCGCTTCGCTCGACCACTGGAAGCGCAAGCTGCTGGACCTGAGCAAGCGCAACCGCGCGCTCAACTTCAAGATGACGCGCGTCTCCACCATCGCCGTGGTGGACGAGCAGCCGGCCGAGATCTTCCGCCGCCTCTACCTGGCCGAGAAGCCGATGCGCTTCCGCGCCGCCGCGCCGGAACCGGAGACCGCCGCCGCGTCCCAACAGCAAGCCGCGCCCGAGCCCGCCGTGGCGGAGGCGGGGGTGGAGACGGACGACGAAGCGATGCCGCAGGCGGCGGGGTACGCGCCGTACGAGGCCGCGGCGCTCCACGAGAAGCATCGCGACGACACGCTCCAGACCACCTCGCCCGCGGACAAGCTGGACCACTCGCTCCGCCGCATCGACGCGCAGGCCATCGAAACGCAGGAGGAGCAGGGGGTCAACACGCTCTTCATGGCGCTCGGGATGCTGCACTACCGCGAGTCCGCCGATTCGGACCAGACGCTGCGCGCGCCGCTCGTGCTGCTGCCGGTCGCTTTGAAGCGCTCCTCGGCGGCCGCCGGGTACACGGTGACGGCCACGGATGACGATCCCATCGTCAACCCCGCCCTCGCCGAGCACCTGCGCCGCGACTTCGGCGTGGTCCTCCCCGAGCTCCCCGACGCTGCCACCATCGCGGACGACTACGACCTCCAGGGGTTCTTCCAGGCGGTGACGGAGGCGGTGAAGGGGCAGGCGGGGTGGCAGGTGACGACGGAGGTGTACCTGGGCCTCTTCGCCTTCCAGAAGTTCGTGATGTACAAGGACCTGGAGGCGAACGGCACCGCGTTCGGCACGCACCGGCTCGTGCGGCAGCTCGTCACACGCAAGGGCGGCGACCTGTCGCAGCTCCCGGACGACGTGCGCACCATGCAGCTCGACGCCGACTTCCCGCCCGAGCGCACGGCGCAGGTGGTCGACGCGGACGGAAGCCAGCTTCGCGCGATCGCGGCGGTGGCGCGCGGGCACGACCTGGTGCTCGAGGGCCCGCCGGGGACGGGGAAGTCGCAGACGATCACCAACCTGATTGCCCAGGCGCTGGCGGACGGGCGGTCGGTTCTCTTCGTGGCCGAGAAGATGGCCGCGCTCTCCGTGGTGCACGAGCGGCTGGTGCGCGCGGGGCTGGGCGAGTTCTGCCTCGAGCTGCACTCCGGCAAGGCGAACAAGCGCGCGGTGGTGAAGGAGATCGCGCGCGCCGTCGACGCATCGCTCCAGCGCCCGCGCCCGCCCGAGGGCGCCGCCGCGCGCCTCCCCGCGGTGCGCGGCGCGCTGACGGCGTACGCGGATGCGGTGCACGCCCCGTTCGGCGCGGCGGGCTTCACCCCGTTCCGCGGCTTCGGCGAGCTGCTGGCGTTGAAGGATGCGCCCCGCGTGCGCCTGGAACGCCCGATTGAGAACGTGACGCGCGAGGAGCTGGACGCGGCCGTGCGCGATCTGGAGGAGCTCGCCCGCGCCGCCGCCGAGACGGGCGACCCCGCGCGCCACCCCTGGCGCGACTCGGCGCGCACCTTCTGGCCGGAGGATGACATGGAATCCGCGCGCGCCCTGATCCGCGAGCTGCGCGCGCACCTGGCCGAGGCGGCACGGCTCGCGGGCGAAGTGGCGGCCGGCTTCGGTCTCCCACCCGTCAAGACGCTCTCGGACGTGGACACGGCGGTGCGCGTGGCCGCCGTGGTCGGGCGCTCGCCGGGCGCGCCGTTGGCGGTGCTGCGCAGCGACGCCTGGAACGCCCCGCCGCGAGAGGCGCTGGAGCTGGCGGCGCTCGGCAGGCGGGTCAAGGAGCTGCGCGAACGGGTCCTTTCGCGCCTCGGGTCGGACGTGCTCTCGCAGGAGCACGCGGACGACGCCGCGTTCATGGAGGCGAAGGAAAGCTCCCCCTTCCGCTTCCTGAACTTCCTCAGCGGGCGGCACCGCATGCTCAAGCGGCGCTGGCTCGCCCTGCGTCTCCCCGGCTACACGGCCACGCTGCTGGAGCAGGCGGACGAGATGCGGAAGTCGGACGAGCTGCGGCGCGAGCGTGCCGCGCTTGCGTCGGGCGACGCAAACGGACGGCAGCTCTTTGGCGCGCTGTGGAACGGCGAGGAGTCGGATTGGGAGGCGCTGGAGGGGTACGTGCGCTGGGTGGTGGAGTTCCGCGGCGTGTGCGTGGCGCACGGGCTCGATGAAAAGGCCGCCGAGCTGGCATCCCGCGTGGCCCCCGACATCTCGCTCTCGCAGGCGCTCGCGCGGGCGGCGGAGGGGGCGCGCCAGGCGCTGGCGGGGCTGCGCGTACGGGCGGAGTGGCCGCTCGACTATCTGGCCGGTGCGCCGCTGGAGGAGCTGATCGCGCGCGCCGCGGCCCTGGACGAAGGCGCGGGGCTGGCGCCGCGCTGGGCTGCGTTCGAGATGGTGAGGCAGCGCGTAGCCGCCGGCGTCGCGGGGGAACTGGTCGCCCCGGCGCTCGCGGGGGAGGTGGCGTGGGCGGAGCTCGCGCGTGCATTCCGCCGCGCCTTCCACGCGAAGTGGACGGCCGCCGCGGTCGCGGAGCGCGAGCCGCTGCGCCAGTTCGCGACACTCACCCACGAGCAGCGCGCCGCCGAGTTCCGCGCGCTGGACGAGGCGGTGCTGCGCGAGAACCGCGATGCGCTCATCGGCCGCATGCGCGAGGCGGTGCAGGCGCGCCTCCGCGAGCCGGACGCGCGCGAGGGGATGCCCTTCCTCCAGCGCGAGATGGCCAAGGAGCGCCGCCACGCGCCGCTGCGCAAGACGCTGCGCTCGGCCGGCGCCGCCATCCGCGCCATCAAGCCGTGTTTCATGATGAGCCCGCTCACCGTGGCGCAGCTCCTGGACGGCGACCGCCCCTCCTTCGACCTGGTGATCTTTGACGAGGCCAGCCAGCTCCCCTCCGAAGACGCGGTGGGCGCCATCGTCCGCGGCGCGCAGTTGGTGGTGGTGGGCGATCCCAAGCAGTTGCCTCCGACCAACTTCTTCGCCGTGATGTCCGGCCAGGCGGAGGCACCCGTGGCCGACGACGGCACCCCGGTCCTGGAAGACACGGAGAGCGTGCTGGAGGAGTTCATGGGCGCGGGCGTCCCGCGCACGCGCCTGCGCTGGCACTACCGCAGCACGCACGAGTCGCTGATCACCTTCTCCAACGTCTCGTTCTACGACGCGGAGCTGCACACCTTTCCCAGCGTGGAAACGGCGACGCACTCCGCCGGGCTGGTGTTCGAGTTCGTGGCGGACGGCGTCTACGAGGGAAAGGGGCTGAACCTGGTGGAGGCGCGTCGCGTGGCCGACGAGGTGGTGCGCCATGCCCGCGAGACGCCCGATCTGTCGCTGGGCGTCGGCACCTTCAACCTTCGCCAGCAGCTCGCCATCCAGGATGAGCTGGAGCTGCGCCGCCGCGAAGACCTGTCGCTGGAGGCCTTCTTCGCGCGCAGCAACACCGAACCCTTCTTCGTCAAGAACCTGGAGAACATCCAGGGCGACGAGCGCGACGTCATCCTGCTGAGCGTAACCTACGCCCGCGGGCGCGATGGGAAGCTGCGCCACAACTTCGGCCCCATCAACGGCGAGAACGGCTGGCGGCGCCTGAACGTCCTCACCACCCGCGCGCGCCAGCGGATGGTGGTCTTCGCCTCCATGCGCGGTGACGACATCAACCCCGCCGCCACCACCTCCCGCGGCGCCGCCCTCCTGCGCGAGTTCCTCCTGTACGCCGAGCATGGCCGCCTCGACAGCGCCACCGCCAGCGCCGCCGCGGACACCGATTCGCCCTTTGAGCGCGAGGTGCTCGCCGAGCTGACGCAGCGGGGCCTCCGCCTGCAGCCGCAGGTGGGCGTCGCCGGCTATCGTATCGACTTCGGCGTGATCGACGACCAGGCGCCCGGCCGCTACGTCTGCGGAATTGAGTGCGATGGCGTCGCGTACCACTCGTCCGAAACCGCGCGCGACCGCGACCGCCTCCGCCAGCAGGTCCTCGAGCGGCGTGGCTGGGAGATCCACCGCATCTGGTCCACCGACTGGTTCAAGGACCGTGAGGGGCAGATCGAGCGCATCCTGCGCAAGGTGGAGGAATCGCGCGCCCGTGCCCGCACCGCCCCCGCGCAGGTGCAGGTCGACCGCATCGTCTCCGCCCCCGAGGAGAACACGCAGGCAGTGGCCCCCGATGACGATGCGCCTCAGAACGACGGCGAGGCCCCCTCCAGCCTCGCCGCCACGCCTTACACGATGGCGGACACCACCCCGCGCCACACCGGCTCCGAGCTCGCCGCCGCCCGCGACGACGAGCTGCTGAGCGCCATCGCCGACGTTACCGAAGCCGAGGCGCCGCTGCACGTGGACGACCTCGTATCCCGCGTCGCGGCGATGTGGGACGTCCCGCGCGCCGGGAGCCGGATGGTGGCGCGGGTGATGGACGCACTCTCCGCGGCCGAACGCGCGGGCCGCGTGCAGTTGCGTGGCGACTTCGTGTGGGGCGCGGACGGCGCGGTGACGGTTCGCTCGCGCGCCGGCACCCGCATCCCCGCCGAGCGGATCGCGCCGGAGGAGTATCGCGAAGCCATCCTTGCCGTCCTGCGCACCGGCGACGGCCTTCCGCGCCGCGAGCTGGCGAGTGAGGTGTGCGGCCTCCTGGGCTTCAGCCGCACCGGCCCACGCCTGGAAGAAGCCGTCGGCGCCGCCCTCGACGCCCTCCTCGCCGAAGGCATCATCGGCGAAGGAAGCACCGGCGTCCGCCTGCGCGCGTAG
- a CDS encoding Ig-like domain-containing protein: protein MYKPLITVLALAALAACGGGGAATTPSENGSGNGGEITAPAGLTLSHTTASVTAGGTLQLSATPVNASGTAMSGLPAPTWTSSDAAVATVSGSGVVSGVGAGTATITASLTAAGATRTAGVQVTVTRPAGATFASLALSPASGAVAAGSTLPLTATPRDGSGQAMTGLPAATFSTSNASVATVSPAGVVTGVAAGTAAITASLTSGGVTQTATATITVTASAPPPGGGGSSSATVRGLEHAFSPASVTITPGGTVTWTMVDDEHDVTWTGTAPPGGNIPKMDEGQSVTRTFPAAGSYTYRCARHENHNETGTVIVQGGASAAVFTSVSVVPGAPSVAAGSTAQLLATPLDQNGQPMSGLPAATWTTSDATRATVSGTGLVTGVAAGSATITASITSGGVTRTGSTTVTVTTGGGTTPPPPPPGSSSATVTTPGETFAPQTVTITAGGTVTWQISGATHNVTFSGAAPTGGNIPDTRSGNVARQFTTAGSYDYQCTRHAGMQGRVVVQ from the coding sequence ATGTACAAGCCCTTGATCACTGTTCTGGCCCTCGCCGCGCTGGCCGCGTGCGGCGGCGGCGGGGCGGCCACGACGCCGTCGGAGAACGGGTCCGGCAACGGAGGCGAGATCACCGCCCCCGCCGGACTCACCCTGAGCCACACCACCGCCAGCGTCACCGCGGGCGGCACCCTGCAGCTATCCGCCACACCCGTGAACGCTTCGGGGACGGCGATGAGCGGGCTCCCGGCGCCCACCTGGACGAGCAGCGACGCCGCCGTGGCCACGGTCAGCGGCAGCGGTGTGGTGTCCGGCGTGGGAGCGGGGACGGCCACGATTACGGCCTCCCTCACCGCCGCGGGGGCCACGCGCACCGCCGGCGTGCAGGTGACGGTTACGCGGCCGGCGGGCGCCACCTTCGCCTCGCTCGCACTGTCGCCCGCATCGGGCGCGGTGGCGGCGGGGTCGACGCTGCCCCTGACGGCCACCCCGCGCGACGGGAGCGGCCAGGCGATGACGGGACTGCCGGCCGCCACGTTCAGCACCAGCAACGCATCGGTGGCCACGGTGAGCCCCGCGGGCGTCGTCACCGGCGTGGCGGCGGGGACGGCGGCGATCACGGCATCGCTCACCTCGGGCGGGGTCACGCAGACGGCGACGGCCACCATCACCGTCACCGCGAGCGCGCCACCTCCGGGCGGCGGCGGAAGCAGCAGCGCGACGGTCCGCGGACTGGAGCACGCCTTCTCACCCGCCAGCGTCACCATCACCCCGGGCGGCACGGTGACGTGGACGATGGTGGACGACGAGCACGACGTCACCTGGACGGGCACGGCGCCTCCGGGGGGCAACATCCCCAAGATGGACGAGGGACAGTCCGTCACGCGCACGTTCCCCGCGGCGGGCAGCTACACGTACCGCTGCGCGCGCCACGAGAACCACAACGAGACGGGCACCGTCATCGTGCAGGGCGGCGCGTCGGCGGCGGTGTTCACCTCCGTGTCCGTGGTGCCGGGCGCGCCGAGCGTGGCCGCGGGATCCACCGCCCAGCTCCTGGCGACCCCGCTCGACCAGAACGGCCAGCCGATGTCCGGCCTGCCAGCGGCCACCTGGACCACCAGCGACGCCACACGCGCCACCGTCAGCGGCACGGGCCTGGTCACGGGCGTGGCGGCGGGGAGCGCGACGATCACCGCCTCTATCACCTCCGGCGGCGTCACGCGCACGGGCTCGACGACTGTGACCGTGACCACGGGTGGGGGCACGACACCGCCGCCTCCGCCGCCGGGCAGCTCGTCGGCGACGGTCACCACGCCGGGCGAGACGTTCGCGCCGCAGACGGTCACCATCACGGCGGGCGGCACGGTGACGTGGCAGATCAGCGGGGCCACGCACAACGTCACCTTCAGCGGCGCGGCGCCCACGGGAGGCAACATCCCCGACACCCGCAGCGGCAACGTCGCGCGCCAGTTCACCACCGCGGGAAGCTACGACTACCAGTGCACCCGTCACGCGGGCATGCAGGGGCGCGTCGTCGTCCAGTGA
- a CDS encoding plastocyanin/azurin family copper-binding protein: MRKTTILAALVLAIAPFAVRASADTPPTTHEVKMVMVGSTARFEPASLTIKAGDRVRFVNASGGPHNVSFDPAKVPDDAERALSAGMPAQIQALWGPLVTEANGAYTVSFAGVKPGRYEFFCMPHMAMGMKGVLTVQ, encoded by the coding sequence ATGCGCAAAACGACCATCCTCGCGGCGCTCGTCCTCGCCATCGCCCCCTTCGCCGTCCGCGCGTCGGCGGACACGCCTCCCACCACGCACGAGGTGAAGATGGTGATGGTGGGGAGCACCGCCCGCTTCGAGCCGGCGAGCCTCACCATCAAGGCCGGCGACCGGGTTCGCTTCGTCAACGCCAGCGGCGGCCCGCACAACGTCTCCTTCGATCCGGCCAAGGTGCCGGACGACGCCGAGCGCGCCCTCTCGGCCGGGATGCCGGCGCAGATCCAGGCGCTCTGGGGGCCGCTGGTCACCGAAGCCAACGGCGCCTACACCGTCAGCTTCGCCGGGGTGAAGCCGGGCCGCTACGAGTTCTTTTGCATGCCGCACATGGCGATGGGGATGAAGGGAGTCCTCACCGTCCAGTAG
- a CDS encoding cupredoxin family copper-binding protein has protein sequence MPKPIPAAALILLALSAPAAHAQSLLDRSPNVTGGWVGNSGQLYFHFMHRFTASSAPERKVINVPTFTVAAGLPMRTLVGAHYATNSQLAPRYPNEWELWARHAFFAQDAGSPADVAAQVAYNLAAAGVDGEVTLARRQGPVRLMTAARVLSDPLIAGQTRFAVAGGGTLRISRYLALAGDVATLMDRTPEERMAWSAGLHVALPHTPHTLSLQAANTNAYTLQGSSRGEKEIRYGFEFTIPVTLARWFGGGGAQPAAPEHPAPAAPTAAPATAPPASPSAPATGPVFKAGMRNLAFVPARIEIAAGTTVEWTNSDALAHTVTAVDRSFDSGLIEPGRVWRHTFTAPGTYNFQCTPHPFMKGVVIVK, from the coding sequence GTGCCGAAGCCCATCCCAGCCGCCGCCCTCATCCTTCTCGCGCTCAGCGCCCCCGCGGCGCACGCCCAGTCGCTGCTGGACCGTTCGCCCAACGTGACGGGGGGATGGGTGGGGAACAGCGGTCAGCTGTACTTCCACTTCATGCACCGCTTCACCGCGAGCTCGGCGCCGGAGCGCAAGGTGATCAACGTCCCCACCTTTACGGTGGCGGCGGGGCTCCCCATGCGCACCCTGGTGGGTGCCCACTACGCCACCAACTCGCAGCTCGCGCCGCGCTATCCCAACGAGTGGGAGCTGTGGGCGCGCCACGCCTTCTTCGCGCAGGATGCCGGCTCGCCCGCCGACGTCGCGGCGCAGGTCGCCTACAACCTCGCCGCCGCGGGTGTGGACGGCGAAGTGACGCTGGCCCGGCGCCAGGGCCCCGTTCGCCTGATGACCGCCGCCCGCGTCCTTTCCGATCCGCTCATCGCGGGGCAGACGCGCTTCGCCGTGGCGGGCGGCGGAACGCTGCGCATCTCGCGCTACCTCGCCCTCGCCGGCGACGTGGCGACGCTGATGGACCGCACGCCGGAGGAGCGGATGGCGTGGAGCGCGGGGCTGCACGTCGCCCTCCCGCACACGCCGCACACGCTCTCGCTGCAGGCTGCCAACACCAACGCGTACACCCTGCAGGGCTCGTCGCGCGGGGAGAAGGAGATCCGCTACGGCTTCGAGTTCACCATCCCGGTGACGCTGGCGCGCTGGTTCGGCGGTGGCGGCGCGCAGCCGGCCGCGCCCGAGCACCCCGCGCCCGCTGCTCCCACCGCCGCTCCCGCCACGGCGCCACCCGCGTCCCCCTCCGCTCCCGCCACGGGACCGGTGTTCAAGGCCGGGATGCGCAACCTGGCCTTCGTCCCCGCGCGCATCGAGATCGCGGCGGGGACGACGGTGGAGTGGACGAACAGCGACGCGCTGGCGCACACGGTGACGGCGGTGGACCGCTCGTTCGACTCGGGGCTGATCGAGCCGGGGCGGGTGTGGCGGCACACTTTCACCGCGCCGGGCACCTACAACTTCCAGTGCACCCCGCACCCGTTCATGAAGGGAGTGGTGATCGTCAAATGA